In the genome of cyanobacterium endosymbiont of Braarudosphaera bigelowii, one region contains:
- a CDS encoding NAD(P)H-quinone oxidoreductase subunit O — translation MAAQIKKGMLIRVIKESLENSLEGKASDKRFPSYLFETKGEILDLNDEYALIQFSAPAPSVWLRIDQLEILSDK, via the coding sequence ATGGCAGCTCAAATTAAGAAAGGTATGTTGATTCGCGTAATTAAAGAAAGTTTAGAAAATAGCTTGGAAGGGAAGGCCAGCGATAAACGTTTCCCAAGCTATTTATTTGAAACAAAAGGCGAGATATTAGACCTAAACGATGAATATGCTTTAATTCAATTTTCAGCGCCAGCTCCTAGTGTTTGGTTGCGTATAGATCAATTAGAAATCTTATCAGATAAATAG
- a CDS encoding HhoA/HhoB/HtrA family serine endopeptidase, whose translation MKITRLLLNIKNYCIILLFTIIFCFFSFHNSVSKAEPANISEKVSTYNNKTEPTDNFVSAAVIRTGPAVVRIDTETLVTRQLNPFFDDPLFRDFFQHQLRPPIPQERRITGQGSGFIIDKGGIILTNAHVVSNADKVTVTLKDGRTFNGKVKGTDEVTDLAVVGIDPQGSNLPVAKLGDSKNLQVGDWAIAVGNPVGLDNTVTLGIISTIGRSAAQAGIPDKRLDFIQTDAAINPGNSGGPLLNKLGEVIGINTAIRADAMGIGFAIPINKAKTLQKALTSGQQVPHPYIGVQMVNITPELARENNRNPNSPIIIAEVDGILVIKVIPDSPAAIARLRRGDVIVAVNNQPVKDGGDLQRIVEETQINTNLKLKLYRGDRLMELTVKTKQLRGTS comes from the coding sequence ATGAAAATTACACGACTTTTACTCAATATAAAAAATTATTGCATAATACTTTTATTTACCATAATTTTTTGTTTTTTTAGTTTTCACAATTCAGTCTCTAAAGCTGAACCTGCAAACATATCAGAAAAGGTGTCTACCTACAATAATAAAACCGAGCCAACAGATAACTTTGTATCGGCTGCGGTTATTCGTACTGGTCCAGCAGTAGTTCGTATTGATACTGAAACTCTTGTTACGAGACAACTCAATCCATTCTTTGATGATCCATTATTTCGTGATTTTTTTCAACATCAGTTAAGACCTCCTATCCCACAGGAACGTAGAATCACAGGACAGGGATCGGGATTCATAATTGATAAAGGTGGCATTATCTTAACGAATGCCCATGTAGTAAGTAATGCCGATAAAGTAACTGTAACTCTTAAAGATGGACGTACTTTCAATGGAAAAGTTAAAGGTACTGATGAGGTGACTGACTTAGCTGTAGTAGGTATTGATCCTCAAGGAAGCAATCTACCTGTCGCAAAATTAGGAGATTCTAAAAATCTTCAAGTTGGTGATTGGGCAATTGCTGTAGGAAATCCTGTAGGTTTAGATAATACGGTTACGTTGGGTATTATTAGTACTATTGGTCGCTCTGCAGCTCAAGCTGGTATCCCTGACAAACGTCTTGATTTTATTCAAACGGACGCTGCAATAAATCCTGGAAATTCTGGAGGCCCTTTATTGAATAAATTAGGAGAAGTGATTGGCATAAATACTGCGATTCGTGCTGATGCAATGGGTATTGGTTTTGCTATTCCAATCAATAAAGCAAAAACTTTACAAAAAGCTTTAACGTCTGGTCAACAAGTTCCTCATCCATACATTGGCGTGCAAATGGTTAATATTACTCCTGAGCTCGCTAGAGAAAACAATAGAAATCCGAATTCTCCGATTATTATTGCTGAAGTTGATGGTATTTTAGTTATCAAGGTAATTCCTGATAGTCCAGCTGCAATAGCACGATTGCGCCGTGGTGATGTAATCGTAGCTGTTAACAATCAACCAGTTAAGGATGGAGGAGATTTACAAAGAATTGTTGAAGAGACTCAAATTAATACTAACTTAAAACTTAAGTTATATCGTGGTGATCGTTTAATGGAGTTGACTGTTAAAACTAAACAATTAAGGGGAACATCATAG
- a CDS encoding TIGR00297 family protein, with product MITLYSDNSWFVSITLNSLLLGIAIVSPKKLLTFPGYLNAWFLGVSVWWLLGWQGYSVIATYFIVGSAVTYIGISKKEKAGIAEKRSGVRGPENVWGSGLTAFFCALGTLFSSSFYTQLFILGYVASISTKLSDTVASELGKVYGKNTFLITTLKPVPPGTEGAISLEGTLAGFLASVFIASISFFINFINLTEVFYCIVAAFIATNIESLIGAKFQNKISWMTNDIVNIINTSAGALAAFSLSLLGIELFKVINLL from the coding sequence ATGATCACATTATATTCAGATAACTCTTGGTTTGTTAGCATTACACTAAATAGTTTATTACTCGGTATAGCTATAGTTTCACCCAAAAAATTATTAACTTTTCCAGGATATTTAAATGCCTGGTTTTTAGGAGTTTCTGTCTGGTGGTTGTTAGGTTGGCAAGGATATAGCGTAATTGCAACTTATTTTATAGTTGGCTCAGCCGTGACATATATCGGTATATCAAAAAAGGAAAAAGCAGGAATTGCTGAAAAAAGATCGGGAGTTAGAGGGCCAGAAAATGTGTGGGGTTCAGGGCTAACTGCTTTCTTTTGTGCTTTAGGGACCTTGTTCAGCAGTTCTTTTTATACGCAATTGTTTATATTAGGATATGTAGCAAGCATAAGTACTAAGCTGTCAGATACGGTAGCTTCTGAGTTAGGAAAAGTTTATGGAAAAAACACTTTTTTAATCACTACGCTAAAACCGGTACCTCCAGGTACAGAAGGAGCAATTAGTCTAGAAGGAACTCTTGCAGGGTTTCTGGCATCGGTATTCATTGCATCAATTAGTTTTTTTATTAATTTTATTAATTTAACTGAAGTTTTCTATTGTATAGTTGCTGCTTTTATCGCTACAAATATAGAAAGTTTAATTGGAGCAAAATTTCAGAACAAAATAAGTTGGATGACTAATGATATAGTTAACATAATAAATACTTCTGCTGGTGCGTTAGCAGCCTTTTCTTTATCTTTGTTAGGAATTGAATTATTTAAAGTAATAAATTTACTATAA
- a CDS encoding HesB/IscA family protein, whose amino-acid sequence MTQANQTQSKGINLTEAALEHVLKLREKQNKDLCLRVGVRQGGCSGMSYLMEFENPKNIEEQDKIFDYDGFQIVCDPKSFLYLYGLVLDYSDAMIGGGFEFTNPNANQTCGCGKSFGV is encoded by the coding sequence ATGACACAAGCAAATCAAACCCAGTCTAAAGGAATAAACTTGACAGAGGCAGCTCTTGAACATGTTTTAAAATTAAGAGAAAAACAAAACAAAGACCTATGTTTACGTGTTGGAGTTAGGCAAGGAGGATGTTCTGGGATGTCCTATCTAATGGAATTTGAGAATCCTAAAAATATAGAGGAACAAGATAAAATATTTGATTATGACGGTTTTCAAATCGTATGTGATCCTAAAAGTTTTCTCTACCTCTATGGATTAGTTCTTGATTATAGCGATGCTATGATTGGTGGTGGATTTGAATTTACAAATCCTAACGCTAATCAAACTTGTGGATGTGGAAAGTCTTTTGGTGTTTAA
- the btpA gene encoding photosystem I biogenesis protein BtpA, which translates to MDLTQIFNTTNPIIGVVHLLPLPTSARWGGSLTTVIERAEQEATALAAGGVHGIILENFFDTPFTKNKVDPAVISAMTLIVDRIKNLVVIPVGINLLRNDSIGAMAIASTMDAQFIRVNALTGIMTTDQGFIEGNAHQLLRYRKELGANVIILADVLVKHARPLDTINLTDSVKDTVEKGLADGIILSGWSEDSPPSIDDLKLAATVAEGVPIFVGSGANSNNIGKLMSVANGVIVARSLKRHGKIGDPIDPIRVAQFIEATKRNIGS; encoded by the coding sequence GTGGACTTGACTCAAATTTTTAACACAACAAACCCAATCATTGGCGTTGTTCATCTGTTGCCTCTACCCACATCAGCACGGTGGGGAGGTAGTTTAACTACAGTTATTGAACGAGCCGAACAAGAAGCTACTGCTCTCGCAGCGGGAGGAGTACACGGTATTATTCTTGAGAATTTTTTTGATACTCCTTTTACAAAAAATAAAGTTGACCCAGCAGTCATAAGTGCTATGACTCTAATTGTTGATCGCATTAAAAATTTGGTTGTCATTCCTGTAGGCATCAATTTATTGCGTAATGATTCTATTGGGGCTATGGCTATTGCTTCAACAATGGATGCTCAGTTTATCCGTGTTAATGCTTTGACAGGTATTATGACTACAGATCAAGGCTTTATCGAAGGTAATGCTCATCAATTATTAAGGTATAGAAAAGAATTAGGAGCAAATGTAATTATTTTGGCAGATGTTTTAGTTAAACATGCTCGTCCACTAGACACTATCAACTTAACAGATTCGGTAAAAGATACTGTAGAAAAAGGACTTGCAGACGGTATTATTTTATCAGGTTGGTCTGAAGATAGTCCTCCTAGTATTGATGATTTGAAACTAGCTGCTACAGTTGCCGAAGGAGTACCAATTTTCGTAGGTAGCGGAGCTAATTCGAACAATATTGGCAAGTTAATGAGCGTAGCGAATGGAGTTATCGTAGCAAGATCTTTAAAACGTCACGGAAAGATTGGTGATCCTATTGATCCAATTCGTGTCGCTCAATTTATTGAGGCAACCAAAAGAAATATTGGTTCTTAG
- a CDS encoding vitamin K epoxide reductase family protein: MIHKRSIPVIYRWSRYIIGMIAISGTILTAYLTITKLTGTTVYCGVNDAQLLGTGCKNVLNSRYATVFNLPLSLFGTLAYTSMSVASLGPLLLKSEKNKNFIKKIDEWTWQFLLIGGTAMAVFSSYLIYILSTELYSTCYYCLGSFLLSLALMIFSILGKEWEDIGQTLFVSIIVTIVTLVGILGIYTDTEKPLTHGRVAIKQVKTVPHPPNGWPITSRSEESEIKLAEHLTSIGAKMYGAFWCPHCHDQKQLFGLTAFHKINYIECDPRGKNPQPNICISSNIKSYPSWEINGEQLSGAQSLEDLAKSSNYQGLTDFKYIIPEHK, translated from the coding sequence ATGATACATAAACGTTCTATTCCAGTAATATATCGTTGGTCACGATATATTATTGGTATGATTGCGATATCTGGTACGATCTTAACGGCTTATTTAACCATAACCAAACTGACTGGAACGACTGTATACTGTGGCGTTAATGATGCTCAACTATTAGGAACAGGTTGCAAAAATGTTCTTAATAGCCGTTATGCTACAGTATTTAATTTACCTTTAAGTTTGTTTGGAACTTTAGCTTATACCAGTATGTCTGTTGCCTCTTTAGGCCCATTATTATTAAAGTCTGAAAAAAATAAAAATTTTATAAAAAAAATTGACGAATGGACCTGGCAGTTTCTCCTAATAGGAGGAACTGCTATGGCAGTATTTAGTAGTTATTTGATTTATATTCTATCTACAGAATTATACTCAACTTGTTACTATTGCCTAGGTTCTTTTCTGTTATCCTTAGCTTTAATGATTTTCAGTATTCTAGGCAAAGAGTGGGAGGATATAGGTCAAACTTTATTCGTTTCTATTATTGTCACGATAGTAACTCTAGTTGGAATTTTAGGAATATATACTGATACTGAAAAACCGTTAACTCATGGCCGTGTTGCTATTAAACAAGTAAAAACAGTACCCCATCCTCCTAATGGATGGCCAATAACTTCTAGATCAGAGGAATCAGAAATTAAGTTAGCAGAGCATCTAACTTCTATTGGAGCTAAGATGTATGGCGCATTTTGGTGTCCTCATTGCCACGATCAAAAACAATTGTTTGGTTTAACAGCATTTCACAAAATTAATTACATTGAATGTGATCCTAGAGGTAAAAATCCTCAACCTAATATTTGTATTTCTTCGAATATAAAATCTTATCCTTCATGGGAAATTAATGGGGAACAATTGTCAGGAGCTCAATCTCTTGAAGATTTAGCAAAAAGTTCTAATTATCAAGGTCTTACTGATTTTAAATACATAATTCCTGAGCACAAATAA
- the holA gene encoding DNA polymerase III subunit delta — MGIYFFWGEDNFRINQTIQKLKKKVINPDWIHFNYNKIREENIYSILEAINEVMTPAFGIGEKFIWLEESSIFQQCSDDIISEIERLIPAIPNNSNLLLTSSKKPNRKLKSTKIFEKYADIREFTLIPSWKIDELTAKAQEFSKEIGVNLSPSALDLLVESIGNNTRLLWNELEKLSLYNYDKGKPIEEDIVSSIVNINTYSSLQLARAISEGNKEKALKITINLLSYNEPPLKIVTTLIGQFRTWVIVKLKLEIGEDDHKIIAKAAEISNPNRLFFLKKEIKHIESRDLLKTFPILLDLENNLKKGCDPEQILKNKILELCLLFS; from the coding sequence ATGGGAATTTATTTTTTTTGGGGTGAAGATAATTTTAGAATTAATCAAACTATTCAAAAACTAAAAAAGAAAGTCATCAATCCTGATTGGATACACTTTAATTACAATAAAATACGTGAAGAAAATATTTACAGCATATTAGAAGCTATTAATGAAGTTATGACTCCTGCTTTTGGTATAGGAGAAAAATTTATATGGCTTGAAGAATCTTCTATTTTTCAACAATGTTCAGATGATATTATTTCTGAAATTGAACGTCTCATACCAGCTATTCCTAATAATTCTAATCTTCTGTTGACGTCTAGTAAAAAACCAAATAGGAAATTAAAGTCAACAAAAATTTTTGAAAAATATGCAGATATACGTGAGTTTACTTTAATTCCCTCTTGGAAAATAGATGAATTGACTGCAAAAGCTCAAGAATTTTCTAAAGAAATAGGTGTTAATTTATCTCCATCAGCATTAGATCTATTAGTAGAATCAATAGGTAATAATACTAGATTATTATGGAATGAATTAGAAAAATTAAGTCTCTATAATTATGATAAAGGCAAGCCTATAGAGGAAGATATAGTTTCTTCCATAGTCAATATTAATACTTATAGTAGCTTACAGTTGGCTAGAGCAATATCTGAGGGTAATAAAGAAAAAGCATTAAAAATAACTATAAATTTATTATCATATAATGAGCCTCCCCTAAAAATAGTAACAACTTTAATAGGACAATTTAGAACTTGGGTGATTGTTAAATTGAAACTTGAGATAGGAGAAGATGATCATAAAATAATAGCCAAAGCTGCTGAAATATCAAATCCTAATCGTTTGTTTTTTTTAAAAAAAGAGATCAAACATATTGAGAGTAGAGATTTGCTGAAAACTTTTCCTATCTTATTAGACTTAGAAAATAACTTGAAAAAAGGATGTGATCCAGAGCAGATATTGAAAAATAAAATATTAGAATTATGCCTTTTATTTTCCTAG
- a CDS encoding glyoxalase-like domain protein, with the protein MVVEKYLLLSTYNLGIAFSVDNIFSTQGIIVMLLVAYGFSMWAFLTNAPKVYTVMVSDIKIAQKFYEGLLKLSAADIPLHYYYTPEENLGTLATADPLYMSMNYTSMSGLNPNRTYGLWYQLKKNTQLHIISGASYGHNNRQRHICFDNRCLETILLKVQAKRLRYKVRCKQPLNFLVKDIDERIIEMLEIKN; encoded by the coding sequence ATGGTTGTAGAAAAATACTTGTTATTATCAACGTATAACTTAGGAATAGCTTTTTCTGTGGATAATATTTTTTCCACTCAAGGAATTATAGTTATGTTATTAGTAGCTTATGGCTTTTCTATGTGGGCTTTTCTTACTAATGCACCTAAAGTTTATACAGTCATGGTATCCGATATTAAAATTGCACAAAAGTTTTATGAGGGTTTATTAAAATTAAGTGCAGCAGATATTCCATTACATTATTACTATACACCTGAAGAAAATCTAGGTACACTGGCAACAGCAGATCCTCTATATATGTCGATGAACTATACAAGCATGAGTGGTCTTAATCCAAATAGAACATATGGACTATGGTATCAACTCAAAAAGAACACTCAACTTCATATAATAAGTGGAGCGAGTTACGGACATAATAATCGTCAACGCCATATATGTTTTGATAATCGTTGCTTAGAAACTATTCTACTTAAGGTTCAAGCAAAAAGATTAAGATATAAAGTACGCTGTAAACAACCTCTTAATTTTTTAGTCAAGGATATTGATGAAAGAATTATTGAAATGTTAGAAATAAAAAACTAG
- a CDS encoding nuclear transport factor 2 family protein: MNKRMIYQRWFLTIILGCGLSLSKYIPVNAENPSDIPVELQKVIRQVDDAANLRDLERIKSFYSSQYRTTDGLTLKKLTEGVNKFWTDYPNLKYRTEILSWEQKGKNLFVKILTTVTGNRISNGREIKLESTVKSYQSFQGNQIIKQEILSETTKLTSGERPPKVIVNLPLTVKVGETFDFDVILSEPLEDNLLAGMAISEEINIDNYLNPPKIPLKLLKSGGLFKRIPPQDKPQDQWLSSILVRNDGITMITKRVKIIP, from the coding sequence ATGAATAAACGTATGATTTATCAACGTTGGTTCCTTACTATCATACTTGGTTGTGGATTAAGCTTAAGCAAATATATACCAGTTAATGCAGAAAATCCTAGTGATATCCCGGTGGAACTTCAGAAAGTTATTAGACAAGTTGATGATGCAGCTAATTTAAGAGATTTAGAACGTATAAAATCATTTTATAGTAGCCAGTATAGGACAACTGATGGACTGACCCTAAAAAAACTTACTGAAGGAGTCAATAAATTTTGGACAGATTATCCTAACTTAAAATATCGGACAGAAATATTATCCTGGGAACAGAAAGGCAAAAATTTGTTTGTCAAAATTTTGACTACAGTTACAGGAAATAGAATAAGTAACGGAAGGGAAATTAAATTAGAATCAACAGTAAAATCCTATCAGTCTTTTCAAGGAAATCAGATAATTAAACAAGAAATATTAAGCGAAACGACAAAACTAACTTCTGGGGAGAGACCACCAAAAGTTATTGTTAATTTACCTCTGACTGTAAAGGTCGGGGAAACATTTGACTTTGATGTTATCCTAAGTGAACCTTTAGAGGATAATCTCTTAGCTGGAATGGCAATTTCTGAAGAAATTAATATTGATAACTATCTAAATCCCCCTAAAATACCATTAAAATTATTAAAGTCTGGAGGACTGTTTAAAAGAATACCTCCACAAGATAAGCCTCAAGATCAGTGGTTATCATCTATTCTTGTCAGGAACGATGGCATTACAATGATTACTAAGCGCGTAAAGATTATTCCTTAA
- the murG gene encoding undecaprenyldiphospho-muramoylpentapeptide beta-N-acetylglucosaminyltransferase, translated as MIRLLIAASGTGGHVFPALAVAKRLPYCDIHWLGTPNRLEQRLVDDIYPLYTVPVEGFQTSSIIKNIQILFKLLKSVFWIKELLKKKKIDIVFTTGGYISGAVTLAAYISGIPVILHESNYIPGKTTRLLSYFCKMTALGFKETAKYLPWVSTIWLGTPIREQFYTSQNLDLNIPAKAILIVIIGGSQGAVSINDLVRECVLDWIKLGAYVVHLTGNNDSKANTINHPQYISLTFYDNMAALLQRADLAISRAGSGTLAELAITKTPAILIPYPFAAENHQFYNAKFFVDAQAAYCYQQKKLTKDTLTKDVLDLIEDSTKLKKMAYEMSKLITKDSAQKLAELLGNNLKS; from the coding sequence ATGATACGTTTACTCATAGCTGCAAGTGGTACCGGAGGTCATGTTTTTCCTGCTTTAGCAGTGGCAAAGCGATTACCTTATTGTGATATTCACTGGCTAGGTACTCCAAACCGCCTAGAACAACGCCTAGTAGATGATATATACCCTTTATACACAGTACCTGTTGAGGGATTTCAAACTAGTTCTATTATTAAAAATATACAGATTTTATTTAAATTACTCAAGTCAGTCTTTTGGATTAAAGAACTACTTAAGAAAAAAAAGATCGATATTGTTTTTACTACTGGAGGATATATTTCCGGTGCTGTTACTCTAGCTGCTTACATATCTGGAATTCCTGTCATACTACACGAATCTAACTATATTCCTGGGAAAACAACAAGATTACTAAGTTACTTTTGCAAGATGACAGCGCTAGGATTCAAGGAAACAGCAAAATATTTACCATGGGTTTCTACTATTTGGTTAGGTACCCCCATTAGGGAACAATTTTATACTTCTCAAAATTTAGATTTAAATATTCCAGCAAAAGCAATTCTAATAGTTATTATCGGTGGATCTCAAGGAGCAGTTTCAATTAATGATTTAGTACGTGAATGTGTCTTGGATTGGATCAAACTAGGTGCATATGTTGTCCACCTAACAGGAAATAATGATTCTAAAGCTAATACTATTAATCATCCTCAATATATTTCATTAACTTTTTATGATAATATGGCCGCACTCTTACAAAGAGCAGATTTAGCAATTAGTCGTGCTGGTTCAGGAACATTAGCAGAGTTAGCTATTACCAAGACGCCTGCCATTTTAATTCCTTATCCTTTTGCTGCAGAAAATCATCAATTTTATAATGCAAAGTTTTTTGTTGATGCACAAGCTGCATATTGCTATCAACAAAAAAAGTTGACAAAAGATACATTAACAAAAGACGTACTAGACTTAATAGAAGATTCAACAAAGTTAAAAAAAATGGCATATGAAATGTCAAAATTAATAACTAAAGATAGTGCGCAAAAGTTAGCAGAATTACTAGGTAATAACTTAAAAAGTTAG
- a CDS encoding ABC1 kinase family protein has translation MTWQTAKLHNLNSEIRRQKKYDANEIALYYSSRPWQVVKRAISIVWSFGWFFIHIQWDRFNNRRDSKKRRSIELRQILTNLGPTFIKVGQALSTRPDLIHPEFLDELVKLQDQLPSFDNKIAFSIIENSLKIKIDKAYREISPNPVAAASLGQVYRAILYTGEEVAVKVQRANLESVLTCDLFLMRWVASKLSRFLPLNLEHDLTLIVDEFGSKLLEEIDYINEGKNAEKFAYNFQNDADVKVPKIYWDFSSDRILTLEWIQGYKLTNTEQIKNAGLDPYSIIKIGVISGLKQLLEHGFFHADPHPGNLFATHDGRMAFIDFGMMDQLDSITKEIIANSVVQLINQDYDALAQDFVKLGFLTPDTDIKPIIPALEKILGNAITKNVNDFNFKTITDDFSKLVHKYPFRLPAKFALIIRSLITQEGLALSLDPSFKLVEIAYPYIAKQLLTGETSQLRRRLSEILIKDNKFQWSRLENMLTIASSEESFNLLPTAQLSLQYLFSDEGQYLRHKLLLALTENDKLHIEEIQKIWKVISNELHPQQLLTILINILQKTITVKI, from the coding sequence GTGACTTGGCAAACAGCAAAATTACATAATTTAAATTCAGAGATTAGAAGACAAAAAAAATATGATGCTAATGAGATTGCACTATATTATAGCAGCCGTCCTTGGCAGGTAGTTAAGAGAGCAATTTCTATAGTATGGTCTTTTGGTTGGTTTTTTATTCACATTCAATGGGATAGATTTAATAACAGAAGAGATAGTAAAAAAAGACGTTCCATTGAATTAAGACAAATCCTTACTAATCTGGGTCCAACATTTATTAAAGTAGGTCAAGCTTTATCTACTCGACCAGACTTAATTCATCCAGAATTTTTAGATGAATTAGTGAAGCTTCAAGATCAACTACCTTCTTTTGACAATAAAATAGCTTTTTCAATCATAGAAAATTCGTTAAAAATTAAGATTGATAAAGCCTATAGAGAAATTTCACCGAATCCTGTTGCAGCAGCAAGTTTAGGACAGGTGTATAGAGCTATTTTATATACAGGAGAAGAAGTAGCAGTGAAGGTTCAAAGAGCTAATCTGGAATCTGTACTAACTTGCGACCTTTTCCTAATGCGTTGGGTGGCTTCTAAATTATCTAGATTTTTACCTCTTAATTTAGAGCATGATTTGACGCTGATTGTTGATGAATTTGGAAGTAAACTTCTTGAAGAGATAGATTATATTAACGAAGGAAAAAATGCCGAAAAATTTGCATATAATTTTCAAAATGATGCTGATGTAAAAGTTCCTAAAATTTATTGGGATTTTAGTAGTGATCGAATACTGACTCTTGAATGGATTCAAGGATATAAATTAACGAATACTGAACAAATAAAAAATGCAGGTTTAGATCCATACTCTATTATAAAAATTGGAGTAATATCAGGTTTAAAACAGTTACTAGAACATGGTTTTTTTCACGCAGATCCACATCCTGGAAATTTATTTGCCACTCATGACGGTCGTATGGCATTTATCGATTTTGGGATGATGGATCAGTTAGATAGTATTACAAAAGAAATTATTGCTAACTCAGTTGTTCAACTTATAAATCAAGATTATGATGCCCTAGCTCAAGATTTTGTTAAGCTTGGATTTTTAACTCCAGATACAGATATTAAACCAATAATACCTGCACTTGAGAAAATTTTAGGTAATGCTATTACAAAAAATGTTAACGATTTTAATTTTAAAACAATTACTGATGATTTTTCAAAATTAGTTCATAAATACCCTTTTCGTCTTCCAGCTAAGTTTGCTCTTATAATTAGATCGTTAATTACGCAAGAAGGATTAGCTTTAAGCCTAGATCCAAGTTTTAAACTTGTTGAGATTGCTTACCCATATATAGCTAAGCAGCTTTTAACAGGGGAAACTTCTCAATTAAGACGTAGACTGTCAGAAATTTTAATAAAAGATAATAAATTTCAATGGAGCAGGTTAGAAAATATGCTTACTATAGCTTCTTCTGAGGAGAGTTTTAACTTATTACCAACTGCACAATTAAGTTTACAATATTTATTTTCAGACGAAGGACAATATTTAAGACATAAATTATTGTTAGCTTTAACAGAAAATGATAAATTACACATTGAAGAAATTCAAAAAATTTGGAAGGTTATAAGTAATGAACTACATCCACAACAATTATTAACAATTTTGATTAATATATTACAAAAAACTATAACAGTGAAAATATAA